The following coding sequences are from one Arthrobacter sp. 24S4-2 window:
- a CDS encoding globin domain-containing protein, giving the protein MLSDTSAPVIKATLPVVGEHIEEIAKRFYEHMFEARPDLLDGLFNRGNQADGRQQQALAGSIASFAGLLVDKPDQLPDHLLSRIAHKHVSLGLSADQYQVVHDHLMWSIVDVLGDAVTPEVAAAWDEVYWLMANMLINKERGLYNAVHLSPETIWRTWRVARRIQETDDVVTFIVERTDERDVKPSLPGQYVTIKMPMHDGVHQPRQYSLTRADDGHHRQFAVKRVHGLPTPDGEMSNLLHNEVQEGDEVVLSAPFGDVVLEYTDRPVVLASAGIGITPMAGMLSHLVKSGSRRQVMLLHADDTAESFPLRAQVTEDLAQLPDSSLCTWFLEPAVPGTGGTGGTGGTGGAGGAPEFEGFMDVNAVDLPDDAEYYLCGPLPFLKSVRSALVAKGVPAKDIQYEVFGPDLWLADFQ; this is encoded by the coding sequence ATGCTCTCAGACACCTCTGCTCCTGTCATCAAGGCAACGCTGCCTGTAGTAGGCGAACACATCGAGGAGATTGCCAAGCGGTTCTACGAGCACATGTTCGAGGCGCGCCCGGATCTCCTGGACGGTCTCTTCAACCGGGGTAACCAGGCGGACGGGCGGCAGCAGCAGGCACTGGCGGGGTCCATCGCCTCGTTCGCCGGGCTCCTCGTCGACAAGCCCGACCAGCTGCCGGACCACCTGCTCTCCCGGATAGCCCACAAGCACGTCTCACTGGGCCTGAGCGCGGACCAGTACCAGGTGGTCCATGACCATCTGATGTGGTCGATAGTGGACGTCCTGGGAGATGCCGTGACGCCCGAAGTTGCAGCTGCCTGGGACGAGGTCTACTGGCTCATGGCCAACATGCTCATCAACAAGGAGCGGGGACTCTACAACGCCGTGCACCTCTCACCCGAGACGATCTGGCGGACCTGGCGAGTTGCCCGGCGGATCCAGGAAACCGACGACGTGGTCACGTTCATCGTGGAACGAACCGACGAGCGCGACGTCAAACCGTCCCTGCCCGGCCAGTACGTCACCATCAAGATGCCCATGCATGACGGCGTGCACCAGCCCAGGCAATACAGCCTCACCAGGGCCGACGACGGGCATCACCGGCAGTTCGCGGTGAAGCGCGTTCATGGCCTCCCGACACCCGACGGCGAGATGTCCAACCTGCTCCACAACGAGGTCCAGGAGGGCGACGAAGTGGTGCTTTCGGCACCTTTCGGTGATGTGGTCCTGGAATACACGGACAGGCCTGTGGTCCTGGCCAGCGCGGGCATCGGGATCACGCCCATGGCCGGAATGCTTTCCCACCTGGTGAAGTCCGGTTCCCGGCGCCAAGTCATGCTCCTCCACGCGGATGACACGGCTGAATCCTTCCCGCTGCGGGCCCAGGTCACCGAGGATCTCGCGCAATTGCCAGACTCGTCGTTGTGCACGTGGTTCCTTGAGCCGGCGGTCCCAGGGACGGGCGGGACGGGCGGGACGGGCGGGACGGGCGGGGCCGGAGGTGCGCCCGAGTTCGAAGGTTTCATGGACGTCAACGCGGTCGATCTGCCTGACGACGCCGAATACTATCTGTGCGGCCCCCTGCCCTTCCTCAAGTCAGTCCGGAGCGCGCTCGTTGCAAAGGGCGTACCGGCCAAGGACATCCAGTACGAAGTGTTCGGCCCGGACCTCTGGCTGGCCGATTTCCAGTAG
- a CDS encoding trypsin-like serine protease: MTLHSARKRFNRALGLAAAAALALGSTFLAVPASAESGAPVPAPAAASAPAAASAAGSSAASPPAAGVSAPGISDAGLTEAVLRDLDMTLEQFNAAGGQGKRAADAVASLRALPGYVGISLKDGRIVVEGSGPRLEARVAELNAAGQSGAGQAVAGDAAGAPGEFVLVAPAAKATAPAPTVPAAAAAAPTSAPTAPAAPERVAASTEQLFKDYVREVGAAGLQAVAYTNGSFVIRTGGTNQAEAGRAQVSPAAPAALAEPATPAGRAQVSPAAPAALAEPATPAGGATESTAPAATPAASPAEFVARYSNVRLEQGEPLAPEEDFFGGQGYVLNGGIRCSAGYGAYSPAGDPLVLTAGHCTEDGTLSTADVELPESPANKLLGTMGFSQFGGPGNSWITGDESNPGNIGTDIAVIEGIRSGLDVQPAATRWDAPADPASTSVKIIGTASPSPGQPVCRSGRTEHWSCGTVDEVGIYVVGGITTDPADLRAFHGFLSNSVQSSGGDSGGPWISGNFAVGTHSAGDAPGSVANFAVATTLEDAMTRLPGVQLQLFLNKPVLTEPAGGAGVAVGQTITGHVPAAPASAVAAGSKVRVTVPGQAPLEIPVDNSGQWQFPAPSPAGRLGFTAETINGFSHSGAASFEVTVLPSDLPAPEITSPGDSESRTAVESIEGTGTPGATVKLSGDASGQAVVGLDGKWAVPFSGNARFGSFTVKAAQTARGVADGPVTSRTFTLVPPAPAITNIQNVQHFAHDAVPQRITGSALNGAVVSVVIDGAAAGQTASNGTWSAALPDGLAAGTHTVAVSQTVDGVTSAAANVAFIVDPAPVIVPAGVTPSGSGQLPATGADGLLAAAGVGAAVLLLGGVALLLARRRLRR; encoded by the coding sequence TTGACGCTCCATTCCGCACGGAAACGGTTCAACCGCGCCCTGGGGCTGGCTGCCGCCGCCGCCCTGGCCCTCGGCTCCACCTTCCTGGCCGTTCCGGCTTCGGCGGAGTCCGGAGCGCCGGTTCCTGCGCCGGCTGCTGCTTCGGCTCCCGCTGCTGCTTCGGCGGCGGGCTCTTCGGCGGCGTCGCCGCCGGCCGCCGGTGTTTCAGCGCCTGGCATCAGCGACGCCGGGCTGACGGAGGCAGTCCTCCGCGACCTGGATATGACGCTGGAACAGTTCAACGCCGCGGGTGGGCAGGGCAAACGCGCGGCCGACGCCGTTGCCTCCTTGCGAGCGCTGCCCGGCTATGTGGGAATCAGCTTGAAGGACGGAAGGATCGTGGTGGAGGGGAGCGGACCTCGGCTTGAGGCCCGGGTCGCGGAACTCAATGCTGCGGGGCAAAGTGGTGCGGGGCAGGCTGTAGCCGGAGATGCTGCGGGTGCGCCCGGTGAATTCGTCCTTGTTGCACCCGCCGCTAAAGCTACCGCCCCTGCACCGACAGTCCCCGCTGCCGCCGCCGCCGCCCCGACGTCCGCGCCGACCGCGCCGGCAGCCCCGGAACGCGTCGCGGCAAGCACGGAACAGCTGTTCAAGGACTACGTCCGTGAGGTTGGTGCCGCAGGCCTTCAGGCCGTGGCCTACACGAACGGCAGCTTTGTGATCCGCACCGGCGGAACCAACCAGGCGGAGGCCGGCCGCGCCCAGGTTTCCCCCGCGGCCCCGGCGGCGTTGGCGGAACCGGCAACTCCGGCCGGCCGCGCCCAGGTTTCCCCCGCGGCCCCGGCGGCGTTGGCGGAACCGGCAACTCCGGCCGGCGGCGCTACGGAATCCACGGCTCCTGCAGCTACACCCGCGGCCTCGCCGGCGGAATTCGTTGCACGCTATTCAAATGTCCGGCTGGAGCAGGGCGAACCGCTGGCCCCGGAAGAGGACTTCTTCGGCGGCCAGGGCTATGTCCTAAACGGCGGCATCAGGTGCTCCGCCGGGTACGGCGCGTACAGCCCGGCCGGCGACCCCCTGGTGCTCACCGCCGGCCACTGCACTGAAGACGGCACCCTTTCAACGGCGGACGTGGAGCTCCCGGAATCGCCTGCCAACAAACTGCTCGGGACAATGGGCTTCAGCCAGTTCGGAGGGCCCGGCAACTCCTGGATCACCGGAGACGAGTCCAACCCCGGAAACATCGGCACAGATATCGCCGTGATCGAGGGCATCCGGTCCGGCCTGGATGTTCAGCCGGCCGCCACGCGGTGGGATGCCCCCGCCGATCCCGCGTCCACGTCCGTGAAGATCATCGGAACAGCGTCGCCGTCTCCGGGGCAACCCGTCTGCCGGTCGGGCCGCACCGAGCACTGGTCCTGCGGCACCGTGGATGAGGTGGGGATCTACGTGGTGGGTGGAATCACCACCGACCCCGCCGACCTCCGGGCATTCCACGGTTTCCTGTCCAACTCCGTCCAGTCCAGCGGCGGCGACTCGGGCGGTCCGTGGATCAGCGGTAACTTCGCCGTTGGCACGCATTCCGCGGGAGACGCACCGGGCTCGGTGGCGAACTTCGCCGTTGCCACCACGCTGGAGGACGCCATGACCCGGCTGCCCGGCGTTCAGCTTCAGCTGTTCCTCAACAAACCCGTGCTGACGGAACCGGCCGGTGGCGCCGGGGTTGCGGTTGGCCAGACCATCACGGGCCACGTTCCGGCAGCCCCGGCCTCCGCCGTCGCGGCAGGCTCGAAAGTGCGCGTCACGGTGCCGGGGCAGGCGCCCCTGGAAATACCGGTGGATAACTCGGGGCAATGGCAGTTCCCAGCGCCTTCTCCGGCCGGCAGGTTGGGTTTTACGGCCGAAACCATCAACGGCTTCAGCCACTCCGGCGCAGCCTCGTTCGAGGTCACCGTGCTGCCGTCAGACCTGCCTGCACCGGAGATCACCAGCCCGGGGGACAGCGAGTCCCGCACCGCCGTCGAAAGCATCGAAGGAACAGGCACGCCCGGTGCCACGGTGAAACTCTCCGGTGACGCCTCGGGCCAGGCCGTGGTTGGCCTCGACGGCAAATGGGCTGTCCCCTTCAGCGGCAACGCCAGGTTCGGCTCCTTCACCGTCAAGGCAGCTCAGACCGCCCGGGGCGTTGCGGACGGCCCCGTTACGAGCCGGACCTTCACCCTGGTGCCGCCGGCACCCGCCATTACCAACATCCAGAACGTTCAGCATTTTGCCCACGATGCCGTTCCGCAGCGGATCACCGGTTCGGCGCTGAACGGTGCCGTGGTGAGCGTGGTGATCGACGGCGCCGCGGCCGGACAGACCGCCTCGAACGGTACCTGGAGCGCAGCATTGCCGGACGGACTGGCAGCAGGCACCCACACCGTGGCTGTGAGCCAGACGGTCGACGGCGTCACATCGGCGGCGGCCAACGTCGCGTTCATCGTTGACCCGGCCCCGGTGATCGTGCCTGCCGGCGTCACGCCGTCGGGATCCGGACAGTTGCCCGCCACCGGAGCCGACGGCCTGCTTGCGGCCGCCGGAGTCGGGGCTGCAGTGCTGCTGCTCGGCGGGGTCGCGCTGCTCCTGGCCAGGCGGCGCTTGCGCCGCTGA
- a CDS encoding tyrosine-protein phosphatase, whose translation MEQPGQPVHWDGAVNAWRISGSVFRMGRREWVTEAGWSQAYDDGVRTVIDLRNAAEHGHRDTDPEVGPDVLAAFHVVHAPTEDPDHPEFKELCSPYLNDPACYAANTRLFPDKLVAVFRAVAAAPAGVVIHCSAGRDRSGMVAAMLQDLSGAGDHRIVSAYQAAMRAINERHRTASPPHKHERYLDEAALVPLLEKRGGGALEFVRRLDTENYLLRHGITAAELAAIRSRLATRVTT comes from the coding sequence ATGGAACAGCCTGGACAGCCCGTGCACTGGGACGGAGCCGTGAATGCGTGGCGCATTTCGGGCAGCGTCTTCAGGATGGGGCGCCGGGAATGGGTCACCGAGGCGGGCTGGTCCCAGGCGTACGACGACGGCGTCCGCACCGTGATCGACCTGCGCAACGCCGCGGAGCACGGCCACCGGGATACCGACCCGGAAGTGGGTCCGGACGTGCTGGCGGCGTTCCACGTCGTGCACGCTCCCACCGAGGACCCCGATCACCCGGAGTTCAAGGAGCTGTGTTCCCCGTACCTGAACGATCCGGCCTGCTACGCGGCCAATACGCGTCTGTTTCCGGACAAGCTCGTGGCCGTTTTCAGGGCTGTGGCCGCCGCCCCTGCCGGCGTGGTGATTCACTGCTCGGCCGGGCGGGACCGCAGTGGAATGGTCGCTGCCATGCTGCAGGACCTCTCCGGCGCAGGTGACCATCGGATCGTTTCCGCTTACCAGGCGGCCATGCGGGCCATCAACGAACGCCACCGCACGGCCAGTCCGCCCCACAAACATGAGCGCTATCTTGACGAAGCCGCGTTGGTTCCCCTGCTGGAGAAGCGCGGCGGCGGGGCACTGGAATTCGTCCGGCGGCTGGATACCGAAAACTACCTCTTGCGGCACGGGATCACCGCTGCCGAGTTGGCTGCCATCCGGTCCAGGCTGGCAACCAGGGTGACGACATGA
- a CDS encoding GDSL-type esterase/lipase family protein has product MGDRILRRRRAAFGAGLATLALALGTAAGPAGAAPAPQVSYVAIGDSYTAGTGAGAAIKPDNTTCWQSSPGYVADVDNTGRVSLVVNAACHGALLTGGTETSVETQISTLAFTRALNASTSMVTVTAGANDAGVTQVLLACATYGVEQCAAAVAASEGALAPVGAGLETAYNTIHAFAPPRRSRLWAIRGCSSPPRGIPTSPWTSSD; this is encoded by the coding sequence ATGGGTGACCGGATATTACGACGGCGGCGCGCGGCGTTCGGGGCCGGCCTGGCTACGCTGGCACTGGCTTTGGGGACCGCGGCGGGTCCGGCGGGAGCGGCACCGGCTCCGCAGGTCAGCTACGTCGCCATCGGTGACTCCTACACCGCGGGAACAGGTGCGGGGGCAGCCATCAAACCGGACAACACCACCTGCTGGCAAAGCAGCCCGGGGTACGTTGCCGACGTCGACAACACAGGCCGGGTGTCCCTGGTGGTCAACGCCGCCTGCCACGGGGCACTCCTTACCGGTGGCACTGAAACGAGCGTTGAAACCCAGATCAGCACGCTGGCCTTTACCAGGGCCCTGAATGCGTCCACCAGCATGGTCACCGTCACTGCCGGAGCCAATGACGCCGGCGTGACCCAGGTGCTGCTGGCCTGCGCCACCTATGGCGTGGAACAGTGCGCCGCCGCGGTGGCAGCCTCCGAAGGCGCCCTGGCGCCGGTTGGTGCCGGGCTGGAGACTGCCTACAACACGATCCATGCGTTTGCCCCTCCGCGAAGATCGCGGTTATGGGCTATCCGAGGCTGTTCGAGCCCGCCGCGGGGGATCCCTACTTCTCCTTGGACGAGCAGCGACTAA
- a CDS encoding 3-hydroxyacyl-CoA dehydrogenase family protein — MSNSVLPENLPATVGVLGGGRMGAGIAHAFLINGANVLVVERDEAAAEAARERVESAAAKSIERGATDGNLDEMVSRLSVTVDYDDFKDRQLVVEAVPEDWDLKVTSLRGIEERLSDDAYLASNTSSLSVNGLARELKRPQNFLGLHFFNPVPASTLIEVVLGEQTSQELAAAAKRWVEALGKTAVVVNDAPGFASSRLGVAIALEAMRMVEEGVASAEDIDNAMVLGYKHPTGPLRTTDIVGLDVRLGIAEYLQSTLGERFAPPQILRDKVARGELGRKSGKGFFDWAS, encoded by the coding sequence ATGAGCAATTCCGTACTTCCGGAGAACCTTCCCGCCACTGTCGGCGTCCTCGGCGGCGGCCGCATGGGGGCCGGTATCGCCCACGCCTTCCTGATCAACGGCGCCAACGTGCTGGTAGTAGAGCGGGACGAAGCCGCCGCCGAAGCCGCCCGGGAGCGCGTGGAGTCCGCGGCCGCCAAGAGCATCGAGCGGGGCGCCACGGACGGCAACTTGGACGAGATGGTCTCCCGGCTTTCGGTGACTGTGGACTACGACGACTTCAAGGACCGCCAGCTGGTGGTCGAGGCCGTTCCGGAGGACTGGGACCTGAAGGTCACCTCACTTCGGGGGATCGAGGAGCGGCTTTCCGACGACGCCTACCTCGCCTCGAACACGTCCTCGCTGTCCGTCAACGGCCTGGCCCGCGAACTGAAGCGCCCGCAGAACTTCCTGGGCCTGCACTTCTTCAACCCGGTACCGGCGTCCACGTTGATCGAGGTGGTGCTCGGCGAGCAGACTTCACAGGAGCTGGCTGCCGCGGCGAAAAGGTGGGTCGAGGCACTCGGCAAGACCGCCGTCGTCGTCAACGACGCCCCCGGCTTTGCCTCGTCACGGCTGGGCGTGGCAATTGCGCTGGAAGCCATGCGAATGGTGGAGGAGGGCGTCGCGTCCGCCGAGGACATCGACAACGCCATGGTGCTGGGCTACAAGCACCCCACCGGTCCGCTGCGGACCACGGACATCGTGGGCCTGGACGTCCGGCTGGGCATCGCGGAGTACCTCCAGTCCACGCTGGGGGAGCGCTTCGCCCCGCCGCAGATCCTGCGCGACAAGGTGGCCCGCGGGGAACTGGGCCGGAAGTCCGGGAAGGGCTTCTTCGACTGGGCCAGCTAA
- a CDS encoding enoyl-CoA hydratase/isomerase family protein: MAATSSANGHLGTHDFRTLLVEEREDRVVVLLNRPEVRNAIDQQMVDELHVVCAALEQNPKVLIIAGVDGVFASGADIAQLRERRRDDALQGINSTIFVRIAKLPMPVIAALDGYCLGGGAELAYAADFRIGTPSVRIGNPETGLGILAAAGASWRLKELVGEPVAKQILLAGLVLRAEQALAVNLITEIHEAPLLMEGAHSLADRIARQDPLAVRITKSVFHAPAEAHPLIDQLAQGILFESQAKFDRMQAFLDKKTAKTADKNSDPDGTK; encoded by the coding sequence ATGGCGGCCACGAGTAGCGCGAACGGACACTTGGGCACCCACGACTTCCGCACCCTCCTGGTCGAGGAGCGCGAGGACCGCGTGGTGGTGCTGCTCAACCGTCCCGAGGTGCGCAACGCCATCGACCAGCAGATGGTGGACGAACTCCACGTCGTCTGCGCCGCGCTGGAGCAGAATCCCAAGGTGCTCATCATCGCGGGGGTGGACGGTGTGTTCGCCTCGGGGGCGGACATCGCCCAGCTGCGCGAGCGCCGCCGGGACGACGCCCTGCAGGGCATCAACTCCACGATCTTCGTCCGGATCGCCAAGCTGCCCATGCCCGTCATCGCGGCGTTGGACGGTTATTGCCTGGGCGGCGGCGCCGAGCTCGCCTACGCGGCGGACTTCAGGATCGGCACGCCCAGCGTCCGGATCGGCAACCCCGAGACCGGCCTGGGCATCCTCGCTGCGGCGGGCGCCAGCTGGCGTTTGAAGGAGCTGGTGGGGGAGCCGGTGGCCAAACAGATTTTGCTGGCGGGGCTGGTGCTTCGCGCCGAACAGGCCCTCGCAGTCAACCTCATCACGGAGATCCACGAGGCACCGCTCCTGATGGAGGGCGCCCACAGCCTCGCGGACCGTATTGCCCGGCAGGACCCGCTGGCCGTGCGGATCACCAAGTCGGTGTTCCACGCACCGGCCGAGGCGCACCCGCTGATCGACCAGCTGGCGCAGGGGATCCTCTTTGAATCCCAGGCGAAGTTTGACCGCATGCAAGCTTTCTTAGATAAAAAAACGGCCAAAACAGCAGACAAGAATTCAGACCCAGACGGGACGAAGTAA
- a CDS encoding acetyl-CoA C-acyltransferase, translating into MASAVAGPQAFLVGGARTPVGRYGGALSSVRPDDLAALVVREAVSRAGLDPDSIDEVILGNANGAGEENRNVARMATLLAGLPLHIPGITVNRLCASGLSAIIMASHMIKSGAADIVIAGGVESMSRAPWVQEKPQTAFAKPGAIFDTSIGWRFANPLFQKGELSRDGKMTYSMPETAEEVGRVDGISREDADAFAVRSHERSLAAIAAGRFAGEIVPVTVRTRKGETVVDTDEGPRAGTTMDVLAGLRPVVKGGSIVTAGNSSTLNDGASAIIVASEAAIQKLGLTPRARIIDGASAGCEPEIMGIGPVPATQKVLARSGYGVGDLGAVELNEAFATQSLASMRRLGLDPEIVNRDGGAISLGHPLGSSGSRIAITLLGRMEREDAKMGLATMCIGVGQGTAMLLERV; encoded by the coding sequence ATGGCCTCAGCAGTTGCAGGACCACAGGCGTTTTTGGTGGGTGGTGCCCGGACCCCCGTGGGCCGGTATGGTGGCGCACTCTCTTCGGTCCGCCCCGACGACCTTGCCGCCCTGGTGGTCCGCGAGGCCGTCTCCCGCGCAGGCCTGGACCCCGACTCCATCGACGAAGTCATCCTGGGCAACGCCAACGGCGCCGGCGAGGAGAACCGCAACGTGGCCCGCATGGCCACCCTGCTGGCCGGGCTTCCCCTGCACATCCCCGGAATCACGGTGAACCGGCTGTGCGCATCCGGGCTGAGTGCCATCATCATGGCCAGCCACATGATCAAGTCCGGAGCCGCGGATATCGTGATTGCCGGCGGCGTGGAATCGATGAGCCGGGCGCCCTGGGTGCAGGAGAAGCCGCAGACAGCCTTCGCCAAGCCCGGCGCCATCTTTGACACCTCCATCGGCTGGCGGTTCGCCAACCCGCTGTTCCAGAAGGGCGAGCTGTCCCGGGACGGCAAGATGACCTACTCCATGCCGGAAACGGCCGAGGAAGTGGGCCGCGTTGACGGCATTTCCCGCGAAGACGCCGACGCTTTCGCCGTCCGCTCCCACGAACGGTCCCTCGCAGCCATCGCGGCAGGCCGCTTCGCCGGGGAAATCGTGCCGGTGACAGTCAGGACCCGCAAGGGCGAAACCGTGGTGGACACCGACGAGGGCCCCCGGGCGGGCACCACCATGGACGTCCTCGCGGGGCTCCGACCCGTGGTCAAGGGCGGCTCGATCGTCACCGCCGGCAACTCCTCCACCCTGAACGACGGAGCCTCCGCCATCATCGTGGCGTCCGAAGCGGCCATCCAGAAGCTGGGCCTCACCCCGCGGGCCCGCATCATCGACGGCGCCTCAGCCGGCTGCGAACCCGAGATCATGGGCATCGGCCCCGTCCCCGCCACCCAGAAAGTGCTGGCCCGAAGCGGCTACGGCGTGGGTGACCTTGGCGCCGTCGAACTCAACGAAGCGTTTGCCACCCAGTCGCTTGCCAGCATGCGCCGGCTCGGGCTGGACCCGGAGATTGTGAACCGCGACGGCGGCGCCATCAGCCTGGGGCACCCGCTGGGTTCCAGCGGCTCACGGATCGCCATCACGCTGCTGGGCCGGATGGAACGCGAGGACGCCAAGATGGGCCTCGCCACCATGTGCATCGGCGTCGGCCAGGGCACTGCCATGCTGCTGGAGCGCGTGTAA
- a CDS encoding pentapeptide repeat-containing protein, with amino-acid sequence MNGRATSGKGASGKGAKVTAPRLSPVRLDELRDEPSPDFQRGERYDGVRFSRADADGLELSGTDFAECEFAGVSFNETQLRGATFRDCILAEVYAPVFTAARATLREVEISNPRWGSAELYESGWTSVRIDGGKLDYVNLRGSRLTDVQISDCIINELDLGSVTGTRVALKNCTIGTLDLAGAKFKDFDLRGTDFRSISGLESLAGVVIDDYQLTLLAPLLAAHLGVTVL; translated from the coding sequence AAAGGGTGCGTCCGGAAAGGGTGCGAAAGTCACGGCGCCCCGGCTCTCCCCGGTCCGGCTCGACGAACTGCGCGATGAGCCCTCGCCAGATTTCCAGCGCGGCGAACGGTATGACGGCGTCAGGTTCAGCCGCGCCGATGCCGACGGCCTGGAACTGAGTGGCACCGACTTCGCCGAGTGCGAGTTCGCGGGTGTTTCCTTCAACGAAACCCAGCTGCGCGGCGCCACGTTCCGGGACTGCATCCTGGCCGAGGTGTATGCCCCGGTGTTTACGGCGGCCCGGGCAACGCTTCGAGAAGTGGAGATCAGCAACCCCCGGTGGGGTTCGGCGGAGCTGTATGAGAGCGGCTGGACGTCCGTCCGGATTGACGGCGGCAAACTGGACTACGTGAACCTCCGTGGCTCGAGGCTGACGGACGTGCAGATCAGCGACTGCATCATCAACGAACTGGATCTCGGTTCGGTGACGGGGACGCGGGTGGCACTCAAGAACTGCACCATCGGCACCCTGGACCTGGCCGGCGCCAAGTTCAAGGATTTCGACCTCCGCGGCACCGACTTCCGCTCCATCAGCGGGCTCGAAAGCCTGGCGGGGGTTGTAATCGACGACTACCAGCTGACCCTGCTCGCCCCGCTCCTGGCCGCCCATCTCGGCGTCACTGTTCTCTAA